The following are encoded in a window of Chloroflexota bacterium genomic DNA:
- the ppc gene encoding phosphoenolpyruvate carboxylase: MEIEPRQTVLRRVPIEQLREDVNFLGSVLGKVLREQHGQSLLDLVEDIRLSAIWQRTTTATVSLQPLAESVAGLRQNEMFAVARAFSLYFYLINAAEEQHRLRRMRENERASYPKPRYESIAAAMANLKGEGVTSEELAPILALLSIRPVFTRHPTEVRRRTLLVFLEMLRACLAEREGKRQDVSIDRRTDEKIHEIVTILAQTDITPWERPTVLGEVDDGLYYFDHVLLDVIPRIYHELDDALQQFADDYTFTMPRFLTFGSWMGGDRDGNPFVTPAVTEETLRMHRSLILDRYSRDLDELWRLLSPSVHYATVSRELLDSIARDRASLPGAGVGRKTDIMEPYRTKIVMMQKRLERTRRRYAGGGAAASGAYQEPNAMLDDLLLIRDSLEENGGARIARGLLRDVIRRVQVFGFHLVDLDVREHSGVHAAALDEFLAAAGVTSAYSDLEEADKVALLTRLLADPANIGFQDLSVASTASAAFQTFVSISRMQSEVGMAACNTYVISFTEAVSDVLEVALLAKEAGLWHVDAQGQVSESRLKIVPLLETIGDLRGGYDLIHALLSIPVFRSHVGCWDDRFEVMLGYSDSNKDGGFLTATWELYCAQRQVVAACRAHHVIVQLFHGRGGALGRGGGPTNRAIMAQPPDSLAGGMKLTEQGEVIFSRYGRQAVAHRNLEQVIHAMLLARLSPSVLKSRASLEPDWERTMATLSQTAFRAYRALIYETPELRTYYQQATPIEHISRMNVGSRPSSRKGGDRVEDLRAIPWVFAWTQSRHNLPGWYGVGSALHSFIEAQESNLERLRAMYTSWVFFRSLVDNAQLSIGTADMSVAKLYAGLVVDETVRDKVYSAIAEEYERTRQALLQITDQEQIMESSPVLQRSILLRNPYVDPLHCLQVRMMKEWRTSFAAEVATPLDELSAEARRLLEGIFQTINGIAAGVQSSG; the protein is encoded by the coding sequence ATGGAAATCGAACCGAGACAGACTGTTTTGCGACGGGTGCCAATCGAGCAACTCCGCGAGGACGTAAATTTCCTTGGCAGTGTGCTTGGCAAGGTGCTGCGTGAGCAGCATGGTCAGTCGCTGCTGGACTTGGTGGAGGACATACGCCTCAGCGCGATTTGGCAGCGGACTACAACGGCGACGGTCTCGCTGCAGCCGCTTGCAGAATCCGTAGCAGGTCTGCGGCAGAACGAGATGTTCGCGGTGGCCCGGGCATTCTCGCTCTACTTCTATCTCATTAATGCGGCGGAAGAGCAGCACCGCCTGCGCCGCATGCGTGAGAATGAGCGAGCCAGCTATCCCAAGCCGCGGTATGAGTCGATTGCGGCCGCTATGGCGAACCTAAAGGGTGAGGGCGTCACATCGGAGGAACTTGCGCCAATTCTGGCGCTACTCTCCATACGGCCGGTCTTCACGCGGCATCCCACGGAAGTGCGGCGTCGGACCCTGTTGGTGTTCCTTGAAATGTTGCGGGCGTGTTTGGCCGAACGTGAAGGCAAGCGCCAGGATGTCTCGATAGATCGACGCACCGACGAGAAGATTCATGAGATCGTGACGATCCTGGCGCAAACCGACATTACACCCTGGGAGCGTCCGACGGTCTTGGGAGAGGTTGATGACGGGCTCTACTACTTTGATCACGTGCTGCTCGACGTGATTCCGAGAATCTATCACGAACTCGATGACGCACTACAGCAATTCGCGGATGACTACACGTTTACGATGCCGCGATTCCTGACCTTTGGCTCGTGGATGGGCGGCGATCGGGATGGCAATCCCTTTGTAACGCCGGCCGTTACCGAAGAGACCCTGCGAATGCATCGATCGCTAATACTCGACCGCTATTCTCGAGACCTCGACGAGTTGTGGCGCTTGCTCAGTCCCTCGGTACACTACGCAACTGTTTCACGGGAGTTGCTGGATTCGATTGCGCGAGACCGCGCTTCTCTACCGGGCGCTGGCGTTGGTCGCAAGACAGACATCATGGAACCCTATCGGACGAAGATTGTGATGATGCAGAAGCGCCTGGAACGCACCAGAAGGCGCTATGCCGGTGGCGGCGCTGCCGCTTCAGGGGCCTACCAGGAACCCAACGCCATGCTTGACGACCTCCTGCTCATTCGAGACAGTTTGGAAGAGAACGGTGGCGCCCGCATAGCCCGCGGTCTCCTGCGGGACGTGATTCGACGGGTGCAGGTGTTTGGCTTCCACCTGGTGGATCTCGACGTGCGCGAGCACAGCGGGGTACATGCAGCCGCGCTGGACGAATTCCTTGCCGCCGCCGGCGTCACATCGGCTTACAGTGACCTCGAAGAAGCGGACAAGGTAGCGTTGCTCACACGCCTGCTTGCGGATCCGGCCAACATAGGCTTCCAAGACCTCTCTGTCGCTTCCACTGCCAGCGCGGCCTTTCAGACCTTTGTCAGCATCTCCCGTATGCAGAGTGAAGTGGGGATGGCAGCCTGCAATACCTACGTCATAAGCTTTACTGAAGCCGTGAGTGACGTGCTCGAGGTGGCGTTACTGGCCAAAGAGGCGGGACTCTGGCACGTGGATGCCCAGGGTCAGGTAAGCGAGAGTCGCCTCAAAATCGTGCCCTTGCTCGAGACCATTGGGGACTTGCGCGGCGGTTATGATCTCATCCATGCGCTGCTCTCGATCCCGGTCTTCCGGTCCCACGTGGGGTGCTGGGACGACCGTTTCGAAGTGATGCTGGGATATTCTGACAGCAACAAGGACGGCGGTTTTCTGACGGCTACCTGGGAACTCTACTGTGCGCAGCGGCAAGTGGTTGCCGCGTGCCGCGCGCATCACGTGATCGTGCAGCTCTTCCACGGACGTGGCGGGGCGCTCGGCCGGGGCGGTGGTCCGACAAACCGCGCAATCATGGCGCAGCCACCCGACTCTCTGGCCGGCGGCATGAAATTGACGGAGCAAGGAGAGGTTATCTTCTCGCGCTACGGGAGGCAGGCCGTGGCGCATCGCAATCTGGAACAGGTCATTCACGCCATGCTCCTGGCAAGGCTAAGCCCGAGTGTATTAAAGTCGCGCGCCTCCCTGGAGCCGGACTGGGAGCGCACCATGGCGACGCTATCGCAAACCGCATTTCGCGCGTATAGAGCGCTTATCTATGAGACACCTGAACTGCGCACATATTACCAGCAGGCGACGCCGATCGAGCACATCAGCCGCATGAACGTGGGTTCGCGGCCGTCGTCTCGCAAAGGCGGCGACCGCGTGGAAGACTTGCGGGCGATACCGTGGGTCTTCGCGTGGACACAGAGTCGACATAATCTGCCCGGTTGGTACGGTGTGGGCAGTGCCTTGCATTCATTCATAGAGGCGCAAGAGAGCAATCTGGAGCGCTTGCGTGCGATGTATACGAGCTGGGTGTTCTTCCGTTCGCTTGTAGACAATGCCCAATTGAGCATCGGCACCGCCGACATGTCGGTTGCCAAGCTCTACGCGGGGCTTGTGGTTGATGAAACGGTGCGTGACAAGGTCTATTCCGCTATCGCGGAGGAATATGAGCGGACGCGGCAGGCGCTTCTGCAGATTACGGACCAAGAGCAGATCATGGAGTCATCTCCGGTCCTCCAACGGTCAATCCTGCTGCGCAATCCCTATGTTGATCCGCTCCACTGCTTGCAGGTGCGCATGATGAAGGAGTGGCGCACGAGTTTCGCTGCTGAGGTAGCTACGCCGCTGGATGAACTATCGGCAGAGGCGCGCCGATTGCTTGAAGGCATATTTCAGACCATCAACGGCATCGCGGCCGGAGTGCAATCGTCGGGTTGA
- a CDS encoding phytanoyl-CoA dioxygenase family protein gives MRTTVLPDSLTSNGNAFDLSNETFGELRDANSLLGDMNAIHERLVEDGYLLFRNYLDKEKVLAARRELIAKLDEIGLIDRSKPSMDAVFSGDTSGISASDRKAFARELRSGPALKEICFSGRIMSFFEAFFGDEVLHLNYIWVRNRRRGAATPCHFDWVYMGRGTRNVMTAWIPQGAVPLCDGPLAILHGSHKWQELQQTYGAIDVDKDKDKNPYGGGSLTKDPSQPQQRYGGRWLTTEFEPGDLLMFGMFTLHCSLDNESPENRIRLSTDTRYQLASEPADERWIGDDPFGHGMM, from the coding sequence ATGAGAACGACGGTACTACCGGATTCATTGACGTCGAATGGCAACGCCTTCGACCTCTCCAACGAGACCTTTGGCGAATTGCGGGATGCCAACAGCTTGCTCGGGGATATGAACGCCATCCATGAGCGGCTTGTCGAGGACGGCTACTTGCTCTTCCGAAACTATCTCGACAAGGAAAAGGTGCTGGCGGCGCGCCGTGAGCTGATCGCAAAGCTCGACGAAATCGGCCTGATCGATCGCAGTAAGCCCTCTATGGACGCCGTCTTTTCGGGCGATACCAGCGGCATTAGCGCCTCGGACCGCAAGGCATTTGCCCGCGAGCTCCGCTCCGGCCCCGCGCTGAAGGAGATTTGCTTCTCCGGCAGGATCATGAGCTTCTTCGAGGCATTCTTCGGTGACGAAGTGCTCCACCTCAATTACATTTGGGTGCGGAACAGACGACGCGGAGCTGCTACGCCCTGTCACTTCGACTGGGTGTATATGGGTCGCGGTACGCGCAACGTCATGACGGCTTGGATTCCCCAGGGAGCAGTACCCTTGTGTGACGGACCTCTGGCGATTCTGCACGGGTCCCACAAGTGGCAGGAATTACAGCAGACCTACGGCGCGATAGACGTAGACAAGGATAAGGATAAGAATCCGTACGGCGGCGGCTCGCTGACGAAAGACCCAAGTCAGCCGCAGCAACGCTATGGCGGGCGCTGGCTTACTACAGAATTCGAGCCGGGCGACCTGCTCATGTTCGGTATGTTCACGTTACACTGCTCACTGGACAACGAAAGCCCCGAAAACCGCATACGCCTCTCCACTGATACGCGCTACCAGCTTGCCAGCGAACCGGCGGACGAACGCTGGATCGGGGACGATCCGTTCGGCCACGGCATGATGTAG
- a CDS encoding phytanoyl-CoA dioxygenase family protein — MKTTVLPDTLTSNGNAFDLSNETFGELRDSKSLLGDIAALHERFAEDGYLLLRGYLDKEKVLAARRELIGKLDEIGLIDRSEPIMESIFSGDTSGISATDRQEFARNLRTGPALSEVCFSGRVMEFFEQFFGDEVLHLDYIWVRNVRRGAATGCHFDWVYMGRGTPKLMTAWIPQGAVPLADGPLAILQGSHKWHELQNTYGKIDVDKDKDKNPYGGGWLTKNPNQPQQRYGGRWLTTEFEPGDLLVFGMFTLHCAIDNESPENRIRLSTDTRYQLASEPADERWIGDDPFGHGMM; from the coding sequence ATGAAGACGACGGTCCTACCGGATACCTTAACGTCCAATGGTAATGCCTTCGACCTCTCGAATGAGACGTTTGGGGAGTTACGAGACTCTAAGAGTCTGTTAGGCGACATTGCCGCCCTCCACGAGCGGTTCGCTGAGGACGGCTATCTGCTCCTGCGCGGTTATTTGGACAAGGAGAAGGTGCTGGCGGCGCGCCGAGAGCTGATCGGCAAGCTCGATGAGATTGGCTTAATTGATCGTTCCGAGCCCATCATGGAATCCATCTTCTCAGGTGATACCAGCGGCATCAGCGCGACGGATCGTCAGGAGTTCGCACGAAACTTGCGTACTGGCCCGGCGCTCAGTGAGGTCTGCTTCTCCGGTCGGGTCATGGAGTTCTTCGAGCAGTTCTTTGGTGATGAGGTGCTGCATCTTGATTACATTTGGGTAAGGAACGTGCGGCGCGGGGCGGCTACCGGCTGCCACTTCGACTGGGTGTACATGGGACGCGGGACGCCGAAACTCATGACCGCGTGGATTCCGCAGGGTGCGGTGCCGCTGGCTGACGGTCCTCTGGCGATTCTGCAGGGCTCCCACAAATGGCATGAGTTACAGAATACTTACGGCAAGATTGACGTGGACAAGGATAAGGATAAGAATCCCTATGGTGGCGGCTGGCTGACCAAGAACCCCAATCAGCCGCAACAGCGGTACGGGGGGCGCTGGCTTACTACGGAATTCGAGCCGGGGGATTTACTCGTCTTCGGCATGTTTACGCTGCACTGCGCAATTGATAACGAAAGCCCGGAGAACCGCATTCGCCTCTCCACCGACACCCGCTACCAACTCGCCAGCGAACCCGCCGACGAACGCTGGATCGGCGACGACCCCTTCGGCCACGGCATGATGTAA
- a CDS encoding tetratricopeptide repeat protein codes for MVCKDPSIYASALAFPLFSWQIAPRWIPLLRSGRFNLAFLVCGLLTLLLPSCGFTEAERQYNSGVESLLAGKFNDSASAFSEAIRLDPQDPTTSYARGVSYAASGQHAKALADYTRAIYSNPHYSNAYFLRGVSYSALEEFGKAKNDFTSAIENDETHAAAYLGRGISRAASQDHQGAIADSTKSIQLNPQNSAAYVHRGASYSAIGEYEKAIADLDQAIALTPGNSEAYLWRGYIHFMLHELDLALDSFNKAIELNPDDPSPFTLRGITFAELGSQQSAIADFDQALSKNPQDAVVRYNRALSYLAVGNHRNAVPDLTQFIKSNPSHAAGYFNRGYAYGALGEHQAAIADFEKASKLDPENFTAYFNRAVSHSALGEFDSAIRAYTTLLSHRPNDEAAYLERGLAYASQRDYESAIADFNSVLAHDPSNAAAFAYRGYSYAALNDHTRAIEDYDLALLANPLYSAVYFNRSVSYSSLGQHQKAISDLENAILLEPENAAAYFNRGLHFSNLGDFAAARSDLTAALKLEPNDAGAYAYRGVTNAELGDHRRAVADYSQSLNFNPEDAITYFNLAISQAALGQHLDAIRNNTHAITLDPDNSSAYLSRGHSYSVLGRHAEAVNDYSKVIEREQANSDAHFGRGYSYARLGLHSRAIADYSKAIAFNSGDASSYFNRALAYTEIGEHAQAIEDYSRVIELDGNHAAAFFNRGGSYALLGRNSRAVSDYGSVIALEPFNAVAYFRRARAYAEMGLHRRAIADYNRAIELSPGYIEAIYYRGRSHFSVRNFLQAAKDFVVGFIKDKIPWIQEYVEPQQQPIQLLRSTPRPTAYRHHGIAHIQMQDSQSVRPDYSSTLVPDLARTLTEYSFGIGPAGYQGPQPTTQDRTNLGKSNLIESQFGYDQWIAYKELHGFRGFVAGYGFYSIIVLLVTIFLGRTFIKRRSKKTSSGYYGRTIIREEKQRQRVPSRLISVEKPIEQDPQPNEPSRPNTTEKTKKQEPQPKESSRSNTYEKAIKEDLQPEGPSKPNTIESEEKQQPKASGRPNTSEKTRKLEVQPTAAGAMVYRPNRDDLDFALGIFRDAMRPFIVRHLQKLKGKTVRECIDEAPLHERQKETFKRLTDEGRDVRLAAEDAIDISNFRYFIGRYWENAFRDVSRGDLRTWNDHLWRIANARHEVSHPGREDIKIDYTLTCLDSIVIVLESINNSQAVETVENIRTTLKKKKMNTDA; via the coding sequence ATGGTGTGCAAAGACCCTTCGATCTACGCATCTGCTCTGGCTTTTCCTCTATTCTCTTGGCAAATTGCGCCTCGATGGATTCCTTTACTTCGATCAGGGCGCTTCAACCTTGCCTTCCTAGTCTGTGGCCTGCTCACGCTTCTCCTACCAAGCTGTGGTTTCACTGAGGCCGAAAGACAGTATAACTCCGGTGTCGAATCACTCCTCGCGGGTAAGTTCAACGATTCGGCTTCAGCATTCAGTGAGGCCATACGGCTTGACCCTCAAGACCCTACAACCTCTTACGCCCGCGGCGTTTCGTACGCGGCTTCGGGTCAACACGCAAAGGCTCTAGCGGACTACACGAGGGCCATTTATTCAAACCCGCATTATTCAAATGCTTACTTCTTGAGGGGCGTCTCATACAGCGCCCTGGAGGAGTTCGGCAAAGCCAAGAACGACTTCACGTCGGCCATCGAGAATGATGAAACACATGCCGCCGCCTACCTCGGCCGCGGAATTTCCCGTGCGGCATCTCAAGATCATCAAGGAGCGATCGCTGACTCAACCAAGTCAATCCAACTCAACCCTCAAAATTCTGCAGCGTATGTTCACCGAGGAGCCTCATACTCTGCAATTGGCGAATACGAAAAAGCCATTGCAGACTTGGACCAAGCAATCGCACTTACGCCAGGAAACTCAGAGGCGTACCTTTGGCGTGGATACATCCACTTTATGCTTCATGAGCTTGACCTGGCTCTCGATAGCTTCAACAAAGCAATTGAACTAAATCCAGATGATCCCAGTCCCTTCACCTTGAGGGGCATTACTTTCGCGGAATTGGGAAGCCAACAGAGTGCGATTGCCGACTTTGATCAGGCACTCTCGAAGAACCCACAGGACGCTGTTGTCCGATACAACCGAGCGCTTTCCTACCTCGCCGTTGGTAATCACCGCAATGCTGTCCCCGACTTAACTCAATTCATCAAATCTAACCCCAGCCATGCGGCCGGCTATTTTAATCGAGGCTATGCTTACGGCGCGCTAGGAGAACACCAAGCCGCGATTGCGGACTTTGAGAAGGCGTCTAAGCTCGATCCTGAGAATTTCACCGCCTACTTCAATCGAGCAGTCTCACACTCTGCCCTAGGAGAGTTTGATTCGGCCATTCGCGCTTACACTACTCTCCTCTCACATCGCCCCAATGACGAAGCAGCTTACCTTGAACGTGGGCTTGCCTACGCAAGCCAAAGAGATTACGAATCAGCGATCGCCGATTTCAATAGTGTTCTAGCTCACGATCCCAGCAATGCCGCAGCCTTTGCCTATCGTGGGTATTCCTATGCAGCGCTCAACGACCACACTCGGGCAATCGAGGACTATGATTTGGCACTCCTGGCCAACCCTCTGTATAGCGCCGTTTACTTCAATCGAAGTGTTTCTTACTCCAGTCTAGGCCAGCATCAGAAAGCCATCTCGGACCTTGAGAATGCTATTCTGCTGGAGCCGGAGAATGCCGCAGCTTACTTCAACAGAGGTCTCCATTTCAGCAACTTGGGAGACTTTGCAGCGGCTCGATCCGACTTAACTGCGGCGTTGAAGTTGGAGCCGAATGATGCCGGCGCGTATGCCTATCGAGGTGTCACCAACGCTGAGTTAGGCGATCACAGAAGAGCTGTCGCGGACTACAGCCAGTCTTTGAACTTTAATCCCGAGGACGCCATAACCTACTTTAACCTTGCTATCTCGCAAGCTGCTCTTGGCCAGCATTTGGACGCGATAAGAAACAACACCCATGCCATTACTCTCGATCCTGACAACTCATCTGCCTACCTCAGTCGCGGGCACTCTTACTCGGTGCTTGGAAGGCATGCTGAGGCTGTAAATGACTATAGCAAGGTCATCGAGCGTGAGCAGGCTAACTCAGATGCCCACTTTGGTCGCGGTTACTCCTATGCGAGACTTGGGTTGCATTCCAGGGCCATTGCGGACTATAGCAAGGCCATAGCGTTTAATTCAGGGGACGCTTCTTCATACTTCAACCGAGCACTCGCCTATACGGAAATCGGCGAGCATGCGCAAGCCATAGAGGACTACAGCAGAGTGATCGAATTAGATGGCAATCACGCCGCCGCTTTCTTCAATCGGGGCGGCTCCTATGCACTGCTTGGTAGAAACTCAAGAGCTGTAAGTGACTATGGGAGTGTAATTGCGCTTGAACCCTTTAACGCAGTAGCCTACTTTCGCCGCGCCCGCGCTTACGCGGAGATGGGGCTGCATCGTAGAGCCATCGCAGACTATAACCGGGCCATTGAACTTAGCCCCGGCTACATTGAGGCCATATATTATCGCGGGCGCTCACATTTTTCTGTCCGCAATTTCCTACAAGCCGCTAAGGACTTCGTAGTTGGCTTCATCAAGGACAAGATCCCGTGGATTCAGGAGTACGTTGAGCCCCAGCAGCAACCTATACAATTGCTTCGCTCCACCCCAAGACCTACTGCCTATCGTCATCACGGGATTGCACACATTCAGATGCAAGATTCTCAATCCGTCCGGCCGGACTATAGCTCTACCCTAGTTCCTGACTTGGCGAGGACTCTTACGGAATACTCATTTGGGATTGGACCTGCAGGTTACCAAGGTCCTCAGCCGACAACTCAAGATCGTACCAATCTCGGAAAATCCAACCTCATAGAGTCCCAATTTGGCTATGACCAATGGATTGCTTACAAGGAACTTCACGGCTTCCGAGGATTTGTAGCAGGCTATGGGTTCTATTCGATAATAGTCTTACTAGTCACTATATTCTTAGGACGCACTTTCATAAAGAGAAGGAGCAAAAAGACGTCCTCTGGCTACTACGGTCGAACGATTATTAGAGAGGAAAAGCAACGGCAAAGAGTCCCGAGCAGGCTGATCTCCGTGGAGAAACCGATAGAGCAAGATCCGCAACCAAACGAACCGAGCAGGCCGAACACAACGGAGAAAACAAAGAAGCAGGAGCCGCAGCCTAAAGAGTCGAGCAGATCGAACACCTATGAGAAAGCGATAAAAGAAGATCTGCAACCGGAAGGACCTAGCAAGCCAAACACCATTGAGAGTGAAGAGAAGCAGCAGCCTAAAGCATCTGGTAGGCCGAACACCTCTGAGAAAACAAGGAAACTAGAGGTGCAACCAACCGCGGCAGGAGCAATGGTCTACCGGCCAAACAGGGACGACTTAGACTTTGCACTAGGCATATTTCGAGATGCAATGAGACCCTTCATCGTCCGGCATCTACAGAAACTAAAGGGGAAAACTGTAAGAGAATGCATTGATGAAGCGCCACTTCATGAGAGGCAGAAGGAAACATTCAAGCGGTTGACCGACGAGGGAAGGGATGTAAGGCTAGCAGCGGAAGATGCGATTGACATTTCGAACTTTCGTTATTTTATTGGTCGATATTGGGAGAACGCTTTCCGCGATGTCTCTAGGGGGGATCTTCGGACCTGGAATGACCACTTGTGGAGAATTGCTAACGCTCGCCATGAAGTGTCACACCCTGGACGGGAAGACATAAAGATTGATTACACCTTAACCTGTCTGGATTCTATCGTCATTGTGCTTGAAAGTATTAACAATTCTCAGGCAGTTGAAACAGTGGAGAATATCAGGACTACGTTGAAAAAGAAGAAGATGAATACAGACGCCTAA